A stretch of the Musa acuminata AAA Group cultivar baxijiao chromosome BXJ2-7, Cavendish_Baxijiao_AAA, whole genome shotgun sequence genome encodes the following:
- the LOC135616918 gene encoding protein NDL1-like isoform X1: MGESSGSVSVDVERISFGGKEHHVLTSHGPISVAVYGDLEKPALVTYPDVALNHMSCFQGLFFCPEAASLLLHNFCIYHISPPGHELGAAPISSDEPVLSLDQLADQVAEVLDFFGLETVMCFGVTAGAYILTLFATKYREHVLGLILVSPLCKAPSWSEWLYMKVVSNFLYFYGMCGLVKEYLLQRYFSKEVRGSSQVPESDIVQACRSLLDEKQSANVWWFLQSINGRHDLTEALKKLQCRTLIFVGEDSPFHSEALHMSAKLDKRYSALVEVQGCGSVVTEEQPHAMLIPMEYFLMGYGLYRPSQLSYSPRSPLSPLCISPELLSPESMGVKLKPIKTRIPAEV, translated from the exons ATGGGAGAATCAAGCGGATCGGTCTCGGTGGACGTGGAGAGGATCTCCTTTGGAGGGAAG GAGCATCATGTGTTAACAAGCCATGGTCCAATTTCAGTTGCTGTTTATGGGGATCTGGAAAAGCCTGCACTTGTTACTTATCCAGATGTTGCTTTAAACC ATATGTCATGCTTTCAAGGGCTGTTTTTTTGTCCGGAAGCTGCTTCTTTGCTGCTTCATAATTTCTGCATATACCATATTAGTCCTCCAGGTCATGAG TTGGGTGCTGCTCCAATTTCTTCAGATGAACCAGTGCTTTCTTTAGATCAGTTAGCTGATCAGGTGGCAGAAGTTCTTGATTTCTTtgg GTTGGAAACTGTCATGTGCTTTGGGGTCACAGCTGGTGCTTATATTCTTACCCTTTTTGCT ACAAAATATAGGGAGCATGTCCTAGGACTGATACTCGTCTCACCTCTTTGTAAGGCTCCCTCATGGTCAGAGTGGTTATATATGAAG GTAGTGTCAAATTTCCTCTATTTTTATGGAATGTGTGGCTTAGTCAAGGAGTACTTACTCCAACGATACTTCAGTAAG GAAGTACGAGGAAGTTCACAGGTTCCCGAGTCAGATATAGTACAAGCCTGTAGAAGT TTGCTGGATGAGAAGCAGAGTGCAAATGTCTGGTGGTTTCTTCAGTCAAttaatgg GAGACATGACTTGACTGAAGCATTGAAGAAACTTCAGTGTCGGACTCTAATTTTTGTGGGTGAGGACTCCCCATTTCACTCGGAGGCCCTCCACATGTCCGCAAAGCTGGACAAGAGATACAGTGCATTGGTTGAG GTTCAGGGATGTGGGTCGGTGGTGACGGAAGAGCAGCCCCACGCCATGCTGATACCAATGGAGTACTTCCTCATGGGGTATGGATTGTACCGTCCAAGCCAACTGAGCTACAGCCCGCGAAGTCCCCTCAGTCCATTGTGCATCTCTCCGGAGTTGCTTTCCCCAGAGAGCATGGGAGTGAAGCTAAAGCCCATCAAGACTCGAATACCCGCTGAAGTTTGA
- the LOC135616918 gene encoding protein NDL1-like isoform X2, translating into MSCFQGLFFCPEAASLLLHNFCIYHISPPGHELGAAPISSDEPVLSLDQLADQVAEVLDFFGLETVMCFGVTAGAYILTLFATKYREHVLGLILVSPLCKAPSWSEWLYMKVVSNFLYFYGMCGLVKEYLLQRYFSKEVRGSSQVPESDIVQACRSLLDEKQSANVWWFLQSINGRHDLTEALKKLQCRTLIFVGEDSPFHSEALHMSAKLDKRYSALVEVQGCGSVVTEEQPHAMLIPMEYFLMGYGLYRPSQLSYSPRSPLSPLCISPELLSPESMGVKLKPIKTRIPAEV; encoded by the exons ATGTCATGCTTTCAAGGGCTGTTTTTTTGTCCGGAAGCTGCTTCTTTGCTGCTTCATAATTTCTGCATATACCATATTAGTCCTCCAGGTCATGAG TTGGGTGCTGCTCCAATTTCTTCAGATGAACCAGTGCTTTCTTTAGATCAGTTAGCTGATCAGGTGGCAGAAGTTCTTGATTTCTTtgg GTTGGAAACTGTCATGTGCTTTGGGGTCACAGCTGGTGCTTATATTCTTACCCTTTTTGCT ACAAAATATAGGGAGCATGTCCTAGGACTGATACTCGTCTCACCTCTTTGTAAGGCTCCCTCATGGTCAGAGTGGTTATATATGAAG GTAGTGTCAAATTTCCTCTATTTTTATGGAATGTGTGGCTTAGTCAAGGAGTACTTACTCCAACGATACTTCAGTAAG GAAGTACGAGGAAGTTCACAGGTTCCCGAGTCAGATATAGTACAAGCCTGTAGAAGT TTGCTGGATGAGAAGCAGAGTGCAAATGTCTGGTGGTTTCTTCAGTCAAttaatgg GAGACATGACTTGACTGAAGCATTGAAGAAACTTCAGTGTCGGACTCTAATTTTTGTGGGTGAGGACTCCCCATTTCACTCGGAGGCCCTCCACATGTCCGCAAAGCTGGACAAGAGATACAGTGCATTGGTTGAG GTTCAGGGATGTGGGTCGGTGGTGACGGAAGAGCAGCCCCACGCCATGCTGATACCAATGGAGTACTTCCTCATGGGGTATGGATTGTACCGTCCAAGCCAACTGAGCTACAGCCCGCGAAGTCCCCTCAGTCCATTGTGCATCTCTCCGGAGTTGCTTTCCCCAGAGAGCATGGGAGTGAAGCTAAAGCCCATCAAGACTCGAATACCCGCTGAAGTTTGA
- the LOC103991234 gene encoding mitochondrial carrier protein CoAc2 isoform X2: MAEERGRKMATAAEENWRGGGVPLIVKELVAGGVAGGVSKTAVAPLERVKILFQTRRAEFHSVGLLGSFQKILQTEGLLGFYRGNGASVARIVPYAALHFMAYEQYRRWIILGFPNIGKGPVLDLISGSIAGGTAVIFTYPLDLVRTKLAYQVVGSSRLKNRGPYHSSEQVYRGILDCILKMCRKNGLRGLYRGVGPSLYGIFPYSGLKFYFYEELKMHVPEEHKKDVVVKLACGSVAGLLGQTITYPLDVVRRQMQVAPSVAIGFTVYDAMKSWLKVPSRDEAAVITVRAENKSNHPSSLHSG, encoded by the exons ATGGCGGAGGAGAGGGGAAGAAAGATGGCGACGGCGGCGGAGGAGAACTGGAGGGGAGGAGGGGTCCCCCTCATCGTGAAGGAGCTCGTCGCCGGGGGCGTCGCTGGAGGCGTCTCGAAGACGGCCGTCGCGCCGCTCGAGCGCGTCAAGATCCTGTTCCAG ACTAGAAGGGCAGAATTTCATAGCGTGGGATTGTTGGGATCCTTCCAGAAGATTTTACAGACAGAAGGTTTATTAGGGTTCTACAG GGGGAATGGAGCTAGTGTTGCTCGAATTGTTCCCTATGCAGCTTTGCATTTTATGGCATATGAACAATATCGACGGTGGATCATTCTAGGTTTTCCCAATATTGGAAAAGGTCCTGTACTTGATCTTATTTCAGGGTCGATAGCGGGAGGAACTGCAGTTATTTTTACTTACCCTCTTGATTTAGTACGTACAAAGCTGGCATATCAG GTTGTAGGATCATCAAGGCTGAAAAATAGAGGACCTTATCACTCCTCTGAACAGGTTTATCGGGGGATCCTTGATTGTATTTTGAAGATGTGCAGAAAGAATGGCTTAAGAGGCCTATATCGTGGTGTAG GTCCATCATTATATGGAATCTTCCCATATTCTGGTCTCAAGTTTTATTTTTATGAGGAGTTGAAGATGCATGTTCCTGAAGAGCATAAAAAGGATGTAGTTGTGAAGCTTGCATGTGGATCAGTTGCTGGTTTATTGGGGCAAACGATAACATACCCCCTTGATGTTGTTAGACGACAAATGCAG GTTGCACCTTCTGTGGCAATAGGATTTACAGTTTACGATGCCATGAAGTCATGGCTTAAGGTCCCATCCCGAGATGAAGCGGCTGTCATTACAGTACGGGCCGAGAATAAGAGTAACCATCCATCATCCCTTCACTCAGGCTga
- the LOC103991234 gene encoding mitochondrial carrier protein CoAc2 isoform X1, with product MAEERGRKMATAAEENWRGGGVPLIVKELVAGGVAGGVSKTAVAPLERVKILFQTRRAEFHSVGLLGSFQKILQTEGLLGFYRGNGASVARIVPYAALHFMAYEQYRRWIILGFPNIGKGPVLDLISGSIAGGTAVIFTYPLDLVRTKLAYQVVGSSRLKNRGPYHSSEQVYRGILDCILKMCRKNGLRGLYRGVGPSLYGIFPYSGLKFYFYEELKMHVPEEHKKDVVVKLACGSVAGLLGQTITYPLDVVRRQMQVQALSTSNNEVGKGTFETLVMIIRTQGWKQLFSGLSINYLKVAPSVAIGFTVYDAMKSWLKVPSRDEAAVITVRAENKSNHPSSLHSG from the exons ATGGCGGAGGAGAGGGGAAGAAAGATGGCGACGGCGGCGGAGGAGAACTGGAGGGGAGGAGGGGTCCCCCTCATCGTGAAGGAGCTCGTCGCCGGGGGCGTCGCTGGAGGCGTCTCGAAGACGGCCGTCGCGCCGCTCGAGCGCGTCAAGATCCTGTTCCAG ACTAGAAGGGCAGAATTTCATAGCGTGGGATTGTTGGGATCCTTCCAGAAGATTTTACAGACAGAAGGTTTATTAGGGTTCTACAG GGGGAATGGAGCTAGTGTTGCTCGAATTGTTCCCTATGCAGCTTTGCATTTTATGGCATATGAACAATATCGACGGTGGATCATTCTAGGTTTTCCCAATATTGGAAAAGGTCCTGTACTTGATCTTATTTCAGGGTCGATAGCGGGAGGAACTGCAGTTATTTTTACTTACCCTCTTGATTTAGTACGTACAAAGCTGGCATATCAG GTTGTAGGATCATCAAGGCTGAAAAATAGAGGACCTTATCACTCCTCTGAACAGGTTTATCGGGGGATCCTTGATTGTATTTTGAAGATGTGCAGAAAGAATGGCTTAAGAGGCCTATATCGTGGTGTAG GTCCATCATTATATGGAATCTTCCCATATTCTGGTCTCAAGTTTTATTTTTATGAGGAGTTGAAGATGCATGTTCCTGAAGAGCATAAAAAGGATGTAGTTGTGAAGCTTGCATGTGGATCAGTTGCTGGTTTATTGGGGCAAACGATAACATACCCCCTTGATGTTGTTAGACGACAAATGCAG GTACAAGCCCTCTCAACATCTAACAATGAAGTGGGGAAGGGAACATTTGAAACCCTTGTTATGATAATCCGAACTCAGGGATGGAAACAACTATTTTCTGGTCTGAGCATCAATTATTTGAAG GTTGCACCTTCTGTGGCAATAGGATTTACAGTTTACGATGCCATGAAGTCATGGCTTAAGGTCCCATCCCGAGATGAAGCGGCTGTCATTACAGTACGGGCCGAGAATAAGAGTAACCATCCATCATCCCTTCACTCAGGCTga
- the LOC103991235 gene encoding abscisic acid receptor PYL9, translating into MEPHHHPTSQGLTQEEMAELEPVIRAHHTFPPAPGTCTSLITQHIDAPLRAIWPVVRSFDRPQRYKHFIKSCNVVHGDGGVGSVREVTVVSGLPASTSVERLEILDDDRHILSFRVMGGEHRLRNYRSVTSVTEFHKEGKAYTVVLESYVVDVPEGNTEEDTKMFTDVVVKLNLQKLAAVAMASSS; encoded by the coding sequence atggaGCCTCATCACCACCCCACTTCCCAGGGGTTGACCCAGGAGGAGATGGCAGAGCTGGAGCCGGTGATCCGAGCGCATCACACCTTCCCCCCCGCGCCGGGGACGTGCACCTCGCTCATCACGCAGCACATCGACGCGCCGCTGCGCGCCATCTGGCCCGTCGTCCGGAGCTTCGACAGGCCACAGCGCTACAAGCACTTCATCAAGAGCTGCAACGTCGTCCATGGCGACGGCGGGGTGGGTAGCGTCAGGGAGGTCACCGTCGTGTCGGGCCTGCCGGCGTCGACCAGCGTGGAGCGGCTGGAGATCCTGGACGACGACCGCCACATCCTCAGCTTCCGCGTCATGGGCGGGGAGCACCGGCTCAGGAACTACCGGTCCGTCACCTCGGTCACGGAGTTCCACAAGGAGGGGAAGGCCTACACCGTGGTGCTGGAGTCGTACGTGGTGGACGTGCCGGAGGGGAACACGGAGGAGGACACCAAGATGttcaccgacgtcgtcgtcaagCTCAACCTGCAGAAGCTTGCGGCGGTGGCTATGGCCTCCTCCTCGTGA
- the LOC135616920 gene encoding K(+) efflux antiporter 6-like isoform X2, whose protein sequence is MESLHLRRRQPPPRPRDAAGSLVFSFLFVAVFFGLACLAGAGDSDAANATEALKGEAAKEGSFADMIDRALEKEFPENEQNGGEADPGGFNNSVAEKQAVLETVARVTTKKNETKEEKSFQFQDVFNLDNENRAEDIPTLIDRKDNVFIISNPKSKYPVLQLDLRLISDLVVVIVSATCGGIAFACAGQPVITGYLLAGSIIGPGGFRFISEMVQVETVAQFGVIFLLFALGLEFSITKLRVVRAVAIIGGFLQIALFMCLCGIIASLCGGKTSEGIFVGAFLSMSSTAVVLKFLMERNSVNALHGQVTVGTLILQDCAVGLLFALLPVLGGTSGIFQGLVSVTKSLVVLCTFLAILSILSRTCVPWFLRLMISLSSQTNELYQLASVAFCLLVAWCSDKLGLSLELGSFAAGVMISTTDLSQHTLEQIEPIRNFFAALFLASIGMLIHVHFLWNHVDILFAAVILVIIVKTVVVTIVVKGFGYNNKTSLLVGMSLAQIGEFAFVLLSRASNLHLVEGKLYLLLLGTTALSLVTTPLLFKLIPAVVHLGVLLRWFNSDSSETHPIARQELEVPQQARGTQKPASKYVEVVDVGQGRSP, encoded by the exons ATGGAGAGCCTGCACCTCCGTCGCCGCCAGCCGCCCCCGCGGCCTCGCGACGCCGCTGGGTCTCTCGTCTTCTCGTTCCTGTTCGTCGCTGTCTTCTTCGGACTCGCCTGCTTGGCTGGGGCCGGGGACTCCGATGCGGCCAACGCGACCGAGGCGCTCAAGGGAGAGGCCGCCAAGGAGGGTAGCTTCGCCGACATGATCGACCGCGCGCTCGAGAAGGAGTTCCCTGAGAACGAGCAGAATGGCGGAG AAGCTGATCCTGGTGGCTTCAACAACAGTGTTGCCGAGAAACAG GCAGTTCTGGAGACTGTAGCTAGAGTTACAACAAAGAAGAATGAAACTAAAGAAGAGAA GTCATTTCAGTTTCAAGATGTTTTTAATCTGGATAATGAGAACCGAGCGGAGGACATTCCCACCTTAATAGATCGCAAG GATAACGTTTTCATCATATCCAATCCCAAGTCAAAATATCCTGTACTACAGTTAGACCTGAG GTTGATTTCTGATCTCGTGGTCGTCATTGTCTCTGCAACATGTGGTGGAATTGCATTTGCCTGTGCAGGACAGCCA GTAATTACTGGTTACTTGCTTGCGGGATCAATAATTGGACCTGGAGGTTTTCGTTTCATCAGTGAAATGGTGCAA GTTGAAACAGTAGCTCAGTTTGGCGTGATTTTCCTTCTTTTCGCCTTGGGCCTGGAATTCTCTATAACTAAG CTTCGGGTTGTTCGGGCTGTGGCTATTATTGGAGGCTTTCTTCAAATTGCTCTATTTATGTGTTTGTGTGGGATAATTGCGTCG TTATGTGGAGGCAAAACTTCAGAAGGAATATTTGTTGGTGCCTTCTTGTCTATGTCATCAACTGCTGTG GTTTTGAAGTTTCTGATGGAAAGAAACAGTGTTAATGCCCTTCATGGTCAAGTTACTGTTGGGACCCTCATACTCCAG GATTGTGCTGTTGGCTTGTTGTTTGCACTACTTCCAGTTTTGGGTGGCACATCTGGTATATTTCAGGGGCTTGTATCAGTTACTAAGTC GTTGGTTGTGCTATGCACATTTTTGGCAATACTTTCTATATTATCCCGTACATGTGTGCCTTGGTTTCTCAGGCTGATGATTAGTCTTTCATCTCAG ACCAATGAACTCTATCAATTGGCATCGGTGGCATTCTGTTTACTAGTTGCTTGG TGTAGTGACAAGTTGGGCCTGAGTCTTGAATTGGGTTCATTTGCTGCTGGAGTAATGATATCAACCACAGATCTTTCACAACATACCCTTGAGCAA ATTGAACCTATCCGCAACTTCTTTGCAGCTCTTTTCCTTGCTAGCATTGGGATGCTAATTCATGTCCACTTCCTTTGGAATCATGTAGATATCTTGTTTGCAGCTGTAATCCTGGTAATCATTGTTAAAACAGTAGTGGTTACCATTGTTGTAAAAGGATTTGGCTACAATAATAAGACATCACTTCTT GTTGGCATGTCTCTGGCTCAGATTGGAGAATTTGCATTCGTTCTTTTAAGTCGTGCTTCAAATCTTCATCTAGTTGAG GGTAAACTGTATCTCTTACTATTGGGGACGACTGCACTTAGCTTG GTGACCACTCCATTGTTGTTCAAGCTGATCCCTGCAGTGGTTCATCTTGGAGTTTTGCTGCGGTGGTTCAACTCTGATAGCAGTGAG ACGCATCCAATAGCAAGACAGGAGTTGGAAGTACCTCAACAGGCAAGAGGAACACAGAAACCAGCCTCGAAATATGTCGAAGTCGTCGACGTAGGGCAGGGGAGGTCACCCTAA
- the LOC135616920 gene encoding K(+) efflux antiporter 4-like isoform X1 codes for MESLHLRRRQPPPRPRDAAGSLVFSFLFVAVFFGLACLAGAGDSDAANATEALKGEAAKEGSFADMIDRALEKEFPENEQNGGEADPGGFNNSVAEKQAVLETVARVTTKKNETKEEKSFQFQDVFNLDNENRAEDIPTLIDRKDNVFIISNPKSKYPVLQLDLRLISDLVVVIVSATCGGIAFACAGQPVITGYLLAGSIIGPGGFRFISEMVQVETVAQFGVIFLLFALGLEFSITKVILSNIFCVLLSCCGRFAQFICYILILVAVALHLQLRVVRAVAIIGGFLQIALFMCLCGIIASLCGGKTSEGIFVGAFLSMSSTAVVLKFLMERNSVNALHGQVTVGTLILQDCAVGLLFALLPVLGGTSGIFQGLVSVTKSLVVLCTFLAILSILSRTCVPWFLRLMISLSSQTNELYQLASVAFCLLVAWCSDKLGLSLELGSFAAGVMISTTDLSQHTLEQIEPIRNFFAALFLASIGMLIHVHFLWNHVDILFAAVILVIIVKTVVVTIVVKGFGYNNKTSLLVGMSLAQIGEFAFVLLSRASNLHLVEGKLYLLLLGTTALSLVTTPLLFKLIPAVVHLGVLLRWFNSDSSELGYKGDCLRSDSANKRIALMIQGSHDL; via the exons ATGGAGAGCCTGCACCTCCGTCGCCGCCAGCCGCCCCCGCGGCCTCGCGACGCCGCTGGGTCTCTCGTCTTCTCGTTCCTGTTCGTCGCTGTCTTCTTCGGACTCGCCTGCTTGGCTGGGGCCGGGGACTCCGATGCGGCCAACGCGACCGAGGCGCTCAAGGGAGAGGCCGCCAAGGAGGGTAGCTTCGCCGACATGATCGACCGCGCGCTCGAGAAGGAGTTCCCTGAGAACGAGCAGAATGGCGGAG AAGCTGATCCTGGTGGCTTCAACAACAGTGTTGCCGAGAAACAG GCAGTTCTGGAGACTGTAGCTAGAGTTACAACAAAGAAGAATGAAACTAAAGAAGAGAA GTCATTTCAGTTTCAAGATGTTTTTAATCTGGATAATGAGAACCGAGCGGAGGACATTCCCACCTTAATAGATCGCAAG GATAACGTTTTCATCATATCCAATCCCAAGTCAAAATATCCTGTACTACAGTTAGACCTGAG GTTGATTTCTGATCTCGTGGTCGTCATTGTCTCTGCAACATGTGGTGGAATTGCATTTGCCTGTGCAGGACAGCCA GTAATTACTGGTTACTTGCTTGCGGGATCAATAATTGGACCTGGAGGTTTTCGTTTCATCAGTGAAATGGTGCAA GTTGAAACAGTAGCTCAGTTTGGCGTGATTTTCCTTCTTTTCGCCTTGGGCCTGGAATTCTCTATAACTAAGGTAATCTTGTCAAATATTTTCTGTGTTCTGCTATCTTGCTGTGGAAGATTTGCACAATTCATATGCTACATCTTGATTCTAGTTGCTGTTGCATTGCATTTACAGCTTCGGGTTGTTCGGGCTGTGGCTATTATTGGAGGCTTTCTTCAAATTGCTCTATTTATGTGTTTGTGTGGGATAATTGCGTCG TTATGTGGAGGCAAAACTTCAGAAGGAATATTTGTTGGTGCCTTCTTGTCTATGTCATCAACTGCTGTG GTTTTGAAGTTTCTGATGGAAAGAAACAGTGTTAATGCCCTTCATGGTCAAGTTACTGTTGGGACCCTCATACTCCAG GATTGTGCTGTTGGCTTGTTGTTTGCACTACTTCCAGTTTTGGGTGGCACATCTGGTATATTTCAGGGGCTTGTATCAGTTACTAAGTC GTTGGTTGTGCTATGCACATTTTTGGCAATACTTTCTATATTATCCCGTACATGTGTGCCTTGGTTTCTCAGGCTGATGATTAGTCTTTCATCTCAG ACCAATGAACTCTATCAATTGGCATCGGTGGCATTCTGTTTACTAGTTGCTTGG TGTAGTGACAAGTTGGGCCTGAGTCTTGAATTGGGTTCATTTGCTGCTGGAGTAATGATATCAACCACAGATCTTTCACAACATACCCTTGAGCAA ATTGAACCTATCCGCAACTTCTTTGCAGCTCTTTTCCTTGCTAGCATTGGGATGCTAATTCATGTCCACTTCCTTTGGAATCATGTAGATATCTTGTTTGCAGCTGTAATCCTGGTAATCATTGTTAAAACAGTAGTGGTTACCATTGTTGTAAAAGGATTTGGCTACAATAATAAGACATCACTTCTT GTTGGCATGTCTCTGGCTCAGATTGGAGAATTTGCATTCGTTCTTTTAAGTCGTGCTTCAAATCTTCATCTAGTTGAG GGTAAACTGTATCTCTTACTATTGGGGACGACTGCACTTAGCTTG GTGACCACTCCATTGTTGTTCAAGCTGATCCCTGCAGTGGTTCATCTTGGAGTTTTGCTGCGGTGGTTCAACTCTGATAGCAGTGAG TTAGGGTATAAAGGTGATTGCCTTCGTTCTGATAGTGCAAATAAGCGCATAGCTTTGATGATTCAGGGTTCTCATGATTTGTGA
- the LOC135616920 gene encoding K(+) efflux antiporter 4-like isoform X3: protein MESLHLRRRQPPPRPRDAAGSLVFSFLFVAVFFGLACLAGAGDSDAANATEALKGEAAKEGSFADMIDRALEKEFPENEQNGGEADPGGFNNSVAEKQAVLETVARVTTKKNETKEEKSFQFQDVFNLDNENRAEDIPTLIDRKDNVFIISNPKSKYPVLQLDLRLISDLVVVIVSATCGGIAFACAGQPVITGYLLAGSIIGPGGFRFISEMVQVETVAQFGVIFLLFALGLEFSITKLRVVRAVAIIGGFLQIALFMCLCGIIASLCGGKTSEGIFVGAFLSMSSTAVVLKFLMERNSVNALHGQVTVGTLILQDCAVGLLFALLPVLGGTSGIFQGLVSVTKSLVVLCTFLAILSILSRTCVPWFLRLMISLSSQTNELYQLASVAFCLLVAWCSDKLGLSLELGSFAAGVMISTTDLSQHTLEQIEPIRNFFAALFLASIGMLIHVHFLWNHVDILFAAVILVIIVKTVVVTIVVKGFGYNNKTSLLVGMSLAQIGEFAFVLLSRASNLHLVEGKLYLLLLGTTALSLVTTPLLFKLIPAVVHLGVLLRWFNSDSSELGYKGDCLRSDSANKRIALMIQGSHDL from the exons ATGGAGAGCCTGCACCTCCGTCGCCGCCAGCCGCCCCCGCGGCCTCGCGACGCCGCTGGGTCTCTCGTCTTCTCGTTCCTGTTCGTCGCTGTCTTCTTCGGACTCGCCTGCTTGGCTGGGGCCGGGGACTCCGATGCGGCCAACGCGACCGAGGCGCTCAAGGGAGAGGCCGCCAAGGAGGGTAGCTTCGCCGACATGATCGACCGCGCGCTCGAGAAGGAGTTCCCTGAGAACGAGCAGAATGGCGGAG AAGCTGATCCTGGTGGCTTCAACAACAGTGTTGCCGAGAAACAG GCAGTTCTGGAGACTGTAGCTAGAGTTACAACAAAGAAGAATGAAACTAAAGAAGAGAA GTCATTTCAGTTTCAAGATGTTTTTAATCTGGATAATGAGAACCGAGCGGAGGACATTCCCACCTTAATAGATCGCAAG GATAACGTTTTCATCATATCCAATCCCAAGTCAAAATATCCTGTACTACAGTTAGACCTGAG GTTGATTTCTGATCTCGTGGTCGTCATTGTCTCTGCAACATGTGGTGGAATTGCATTTGCCTGTGCAGGACAGCCA GTAATTACTGGTTACTTGCTTGCGGGATCAATAATTGGACCTGGAGGTTTTCGTTTCATCAGTGAAATGGTGCAA GTTGAAACAGTAGCTCAGTTTGGCGTGATTTTCCTTCTTTTCGCCTTGGGCCTGGAATTCTCTATAACTAAG CTTCGGGTTGTTCGGGCTGTGGCTATTATTGGAGGCTTTCTTCAAATTGCTCTATTTATGTGTTTGTGTGGGATAATTGCGTCG TTATGTGGAGGCAAAACTTCAGAAGGAATATTTGTTGGTGCCTTCTTGTCTATGTCATCAACTGCTGTG GTTTTGAAGTTTCTGATGGAAAGAAACAGTGTTAATGCCCTTCATGGTCAAGTTACTGTTGGGACCCTCATACTCCAG GATTGTGCTGTTGGCTTGTTGTTTGCACTACTTCCAGTTTTGGGTGGCACATCTGGTATATTTCAGGGGCTTGTATCAGTTACTAAGTC GTTGGTTGTGCTATGCACATTTTTGGCAATACTTTCTATATTATCCCGTACATGTGTGCCTTGGTTTCTCAGGCTGATGATTAGTCTTTCATCTCAG ACCAATGAACTCTATCAATTGGCATCGGTGGCATTCTGTTTACTAGTTGCTTGG TGTAGTGACAAGTTGGGCCTGAGTCTTGAATTGGGTTCATTTGCTGCTGGAGTAATGATATCAACCACAGATCTTTCACAACATACCCTTGAGCAA ATTGAACCTATCCGCAACTTCTTTGCAGCTCTTTTCCTTGCTAGCATTGGGATGCTAATTCATGTCCACTTCCTTTGGAATCATGTAGATATCTTGTTTGCAGCTGTAATCCTGGTAATCATTGTTAAAACAGTAGTGGTTACCATTGTTGTAAAAGGATTTGGCTACAATAATAAGACATCACTTCTT GTTGGCATGTCTCTGGCTCAGATTGGAGAATTTGCATTCGTTCTTTTAAGTCGTGCTTCAAATCTTCATCTAGTTGAG GGTAAACTGTATCTCTTACTATTGGGGACGACTGCACTTAGCTTG GTGACCACTCCATTGTTGTTCAAGCTGATCCCTGCAGTGGTTCATCTTGGAGTTTTGCTGCGGTGGTTCAACTCTGATAGCAGTGAG TTAGGGTATAAAGGTGATTGCCTTCGTTCTGATAGTGCAAATAAGCGCATAGCTTTGATGATTCAGGGTTCTCATGATTTGTGA